A single Macaca mulatta isolate MMU2019108-1 chromosome 15, T2T-MMU8v2.0, whole genome shotgun sequence DNA region contains:
- the LOC144334751 gene encoding uncharacterized protein LOC144334751 yields MRAGSRGRPGDRGRRASRSLGDWRGRGEGVQARGGLGARRPGGLSRSSGRGRESRFRGQGTRTQGPEGGGRTRPSRTPGPGTTSRAPRLPGFPAQLALERRSGRPGTAARHPPGCRWPQRPQPTEARREPGRAAAARALHISTPPPEPLQGRGGGLSTAPGAFTTGWKLNTWMEVERLFVEKFHQSFSLDN; encoded by the exons ATGAGGGCAGGGTCTAGAGGCCGGCCTGGGGACAGGGGCCGAAGGGCGAGCAGGAGCCTAGGGGATTGGCGGGGTCGGGGAGAAGGGGTCCAGGCTAGGGGCGGGCTGGGCGCCCGCAGACCAGGCGGCTTGAGCCGGAG CTCGGGCAGAGGCCGAGAAAGCCGGTTCCGGGGACAGGGAACAAGGACTCAGGGACCCGAAGGCGGCGGCAGGACGCGACCGAGCAGGACCCCAGGCCCGGGAACGACGTCGCGAGCCCCGAGACTGCCGGGCTTCCCAGCCCAGCTGGCACTGGAGCGCAGGAGCGGGCGCCCCGGCACCGCCGCGCGCCACCCGCCAGGATGCCGGTGGCCCCAGCGCCCTCAGCCGACCGAG GCGCGACGGGAACCTGGGCGCGCCGCGGCGGCCCGAGCGCTCCACATCAGCACCCCTCCCCCAGAGCCGCTGCAGGGACGCGGAGGAGGCCTTTCCACCGCACCCGGAGCGTTTACAACGGGCTGGAAGCTGAATACCTGGATGGAAGTGGAGAGGCTGTTTGTGGAGAAGTTCCATCAGTCGTTTTCCTTGGACAATTAA